The following nucleotide sequence is from Catonella massiliensis.
CACAGAAATCAGAGAATTTAAGGATAACGTTGTATTAAATACTCAGTGGACTGCATTTGATCCTGTAAAGAACTCGAAATTATTATTTGAAGAAGTAATAGATAGGCTTATTACATTTATTGAACCTATTTATGAGATGTTGATAGCAAATCAAGATTTTAATAAAAACTGGAGTTGTAAAAGTAAAATGTGGAATTAAAAGAATGCCTACTGATAGCTATTTTTATCTCTTAGTGGGCATTTAAAGTGGTCAAGTTGTCAAGTCGATCAAAAGGTGATTGGAGTTTAATTGATAGATTATGGTATACTGTAATAAAGCAATGTGAGTTAATATTACAAAAGTTTAGGAGACACAAAAATGTCAAATCAAACAGATATAATCATACATGAGATAGAAGCAGAAAAGCTTCGTAGAGAAAATCTCACTGTGGAAGAATTAAAGAAAGCTTACAATAAGCTGGCAGAGCATAATTTCCCAGGAGCAGAAAGAATTAAATTTATAGCTGACTTAGGTGGCAGCAGGGAAATTGCCTATCACTATGAACTTATCTGTAAGGACTTAAAAGAAGGTAATAGGTTAAATATATCAAGTAGCTTTGACAGGCACGGAAAAGAAGGACTTGAGTTTTTACTTTGTGAACTTGATAAAACTGAGGATGAGGAAGAAAAGGTAAATACAGCTTATCTGATGGCGGAAAATCTGTCTAAAATGAAACACAGAGATTTTTATATAGATTTTTGTGATAGATTAAATCCTATACTAGCTTTGCTTTTAGCAACAAAGGACAGTAAGCTTAGGCAGAAGGTAATCATAGCATTAGGCTGGGTTGGATCCGAGAGAGAAGCAGATATCTTATCAAAGCGGATGCTTATTGATGAAGATGAGCTTTGCAGGGCTTGGTCAGCTTCGAGCCTCATGCAAATGTCATTTCATAGGATAAAAACAGAGACAATATGTAAGCTTTCTGCTAAAGCATTTATGCAAGCTATTGAAGCTGAGAAAGATATCGAGGCTTCTGCGATAATGATAGAAGCGGCGCAGACTTTGTTTAGAAAGCGCTGGCTGCGAACATCTGATATAGATAATACGGATGATGAAAAAGTAGAAAAGGCAAGAAAATCCGCTGTGAAATTTTTAGATAAGTATGATATAATGTGAAGGCTGAGCTTAGTACTTGTGATATGATGATACAGAAGTAAGGTGATTATTATACTTAAAACATTTGAATATAAACCACAAGGTGGAGTTTAAATTTCGGAAGGTAAATCTCTATGGATAAGATAGAAAAGAAAAGGCAGAACGATAAAGATATCGTAGCATTTATGATAAGGTGGTATTGCAAAAAGAAGCATGGAAAGAAGGAGGGGCTTTGTCCTTCCTGCAAGGAGTTACACGACTATGCTATGTTTCGCATAGACCGTTGCCCCTTTATGGAGACAAAGACATTTTGCTCAAACTGTAAGTCGCACTGCTACAGTCCTGAGATGAGGGGTAAAATCAAAGATGTAATGCGGTTTTCAGGACCAAGACTACTGCTTAGTCATCCGATTTTAGCTATCAGACATGTAATTGATACAATTAAGAATAAAAGAAGAGGGAAATAATGACGATAGATAATAAACTTGGAATAACCGACTCATTTAAGCTTGCCAATGAAGAAGAGAGAATAAGTAAGAAAAAGGCTATAGACTTGTTTCAAACAGATTTTATGAATGAATTAAAGCCTGGAAGTCTTGAAGCACTTGTTAAAATCCATCGCCATTTATTTGAAGACATATATGAATTTGCAGGTCAGCTAAGAACGGTTAATATAGCAAAAGGAAATTTTAGATTTGCCCCAACAATCTATCTTAATGAGGCTCTTAAAAGCATAGAGAAAATGCCACAGTCTACCTTTGATGAGATAATTGAGAAATATGTCGAAATGAACATTGCCCATCCTTTTAGGGAAGGCAACGGGAGAAGTGCAAGGATATGGCTTGATTTAATATTAAAATCTGAACTTAAAAAGGTGGTGGATTGGAGCAAAGTAGATAAAGACGATTATTTATTAGCGATGGAAAGAAGTCCGGTCAAGGATATCGAAATCAAGACTCTTTTATTTTCGGCTTTGACTGATAAAACAGACGACAGAGAGGTTTTTATGAAAGGCCTTGATTACAGCTATTATTATGAGGGCTATGCTACTTACAAGGCAGATGAATTATAAATATATTTCAAAAATAAAAAGTGACTATCACAACTTGAGACAGTCACTTTTTTATTGGCTGGAAGCATTTTATATTGATTTTAGAGATTATTTAGAAGCCTTGGTATTTTCCAAATCTAATATAAAGGTATGCTCTTTTTCACCAAAATGCTCATTATCTACCCAGATAGCGGTCTTGTCAGTGAGATTGTAGACAACGCTGTGGATGGTTAAGGAGTTGCTATCCTCATTGTTCATCCCTCTACGGCCAACTATTGCAAGAGTTTTCATTCCTTCCTCTTCGTCTACCAGCACTCCGCCCTTTGGTGCAAGAGCAGCCTCAAGCATCTTAAGGCGGTCAACTCCGTGTGCCTCTTTTTCAGGCACATCTTTATAATATCCGTCTGAAAGTATGTAGTTGGTAATTATCTGATAGTTGCCATCCCTAGCAGGGTCGTTATAGATAATATTTAGCTTTCTCTTTGAAGCATCGTTATCGGTAGAATCGGTACCATTTACCCATTCTAAGATGGCGCTTTTACCTGT
It contains:
- a CDS encoding HEAT repeat domain-containing protein — encoded protein: MSNQTDIIIHEIEAEKLRRENLTVEELKKAYNKLAEHNFPGAERIKFIADLGGSREIAYHYELICKDLKEGNRLNISSSFDRHGKEGLEFLLCELDKTEDEEEKVNTAYLMAENLSKMKHRDFYIDFCDRLNPILALLLATKDSKLRQKVIIALGWVGSEREADILSKRMLIDEDELCRAWSASSLMQMSFHRIKTETICKLSAKAFMQAIEAEKDIEASAIMIEAAQTLFRKRWLRTSDIDNTDDEKVEKARKSAVKFLDKYDIM
- a CDS encoding nitrous oxide-stimulated promoter family protein, translating into MDKIEKKRQNDKDIVAFMIRWYCKKKHGKKEGLCPSCKELHDYAMFRIDRCPFMETKTFCSNCKSHCYSPEMRGKIKDVMRFSGPRLLLSHPILAIRHVIDTIKNKRRGK
- the fic gene encoding protein adenylyltransferase Fic: MTIDNKLGITDSFKLANEEERISKKKAIDLFQTDFMNELKPGSLEALVKIHRHLFEDIYEFAGQLRTVNIAKGNFRFAPTIYLNEALKSIEKMPQSTFDEIIEKYVEMNIAHPFREGNGRSARIWLDLILKSELKKVVDWSKVDKDDYLLAMERSPVKDIEIKTLLFSALTDKTDDREVFMKGLDYSYYYEGYATYKADEL